A window of Pseudomonas mucidolens contains these coding sequences:
- a CDS encoding NADPH-dependent 2,4-dienoyl-CoA reductase: MTAVAYPHLLAPLDLGFTTLRNRTLMGSMHTGLEEKPGGFERMAAYFAERARGGVGLMVTGGIGPNDEGGVYAGAAKLTTEEEALKHKIVTQAVHEAGGKICMQILHAGRYAYSPKQVAPSAIQAPINPFKPKELDEAGIEKQISDFVTCSVLAQVAEYDGVEIMGSEGYFINQFLAAHTNHRTDRWGGTYENRMRLPVEIVRRVREAVGPNFIIIFRLSMLDLVEGGSSWEEIVQLAKAIEQAGATIINTGIGWHEARIPTIATKVPRGAFSKVTAKLRGAVQIPLITTNRINTPQVAEQILAEGDADMVSMARPFLADPDFVNKAAAGRADEINTCIGCNQACLDHTFGGKLTTCLVNPRACHETELNYLPVKQIKKIAVVGAGPAGLAAATVAAERGHQVTLFDSASEIGGQFNVAKRVPGKEEFFETLRYFKHKLQTTHVELCLNTRVDVAQLVAGGYEEIILATGIAPRTPAIPGVENPKVLSYLDVILERKPVGRRVAVIGAGGIGFDVSEFLVHQGVSTSLDRDAFWKEWGIDTRLQARGGVAGIKAQPHAPAREVFLLQRKTSKVGDGLGKTTGWIHRTGLKNKHVQMLNSVEYLKIDDQGLHLRIGAEGEPQVLAVDNIIICAGQDPLRELQDGLVAAGQSVHLIGGADVAAELDAKRAINQGSRLAAEL, encoded by the coding sequence ATGACCGCTGTTGCCTACCCGCACCTGTTGGCCCCGTTGGACCTGGGTTTCACCACCTTGCGCAATCGCACCCTGATGGGTTCGATGCACACCGGTCTTGAGGAAAAACCCGGCGGCTTCGAGCGCATGGCGGCTTATTTTGCCGAACGTGCGCGCGGCGGTGTCGGTCTGATGGTGACCGGTGGCATCGGTCCGAACGATGAAGGCGGGGTGTATGCCGGTGCGGCCAAGCTGACCACCGAGGAAGAAGCGCTCAAGCACAAGATTGTCACCCAGGCCGTCCACGAGGCTGGTGGCAAGATCTGCATGCAGATCCTCCATGCCGGTCGTTATGCCTACAGTCCCAAGCAAGTAGCGCCGAGCGCGATCCAGGCGCCGATCAACCCGTTCAAGCCCAAGGAATTGGACGAGGCGGGCATCGAAAAGCAGATCAGTGATTTCGTCACCTGCTCGGTACTGGCCCAGGTTGCCGAGTACGACGGTGTGGAAATCATGGGTTCCGAAGGTTATTTCATTAACCAGTTTCTCGCCGCCCACACCAACCATCGCACCGATCGCTGGGGCGGCACCTACGAGAACCGCATGCGTCTGCCGGTGGAAATCGTGCGCCGGGTACGCGAAGCTGTTGGCCCGAATTTCATTATTATTTTCCGCCTGTCCATGCTTGATCTGGTGGAAGGTGGCAGTTCCTGGGAAGAAATCGTCCAGTTGGCCAAAGCCATCGAGCAGGCCGGCGCGACGATCATCAACACCGGTATCGGCTGGCACGAAGCGCGGATCCCGACCATCGCCACCAAGGTGCCGCGTGGTGCGTTCAGTAAGGTCACTGCGAAGCTGCGTGGCGCGGTGCAGATCCCGTTGATCACCACCAACCGCATCAATACCCCGCAAGTGGCCGAGCAGATCCTCGCCGAAGGCGATGCGGACATGGTGTCGATGGCCCGGCCGTTCCTGGCCGACCCGGACTTCGTCAACAAGGCTGCTGCAGGCCGCGCCGACGAAATCAACACGTGCATCGGTTGTAACCAGGCGTGCCTGGACCACACGTTCGGCGGCAAATTGACCACATGCCTGGTCAACCCACGCGCCTGTCACGAGACTGAACTCAACTACCTCCCGGTCAAGCAGATCAAGAAAATTGCCGTGGTCGGCGCCGGGCCCGCGGGTCTGGCTGCGGCTACCGTCGCAGCCGAGCGTGGGCATCAAGTGACACTGTTCGATTCGGCCAGCGAGATCGGTGGCCAGTTCAATGTCGCCAAGCGGGTGCCGGGCAAGGAAGAGTTTTTCGAAACCCTGCGTTACTTCAAGCACAAGTTGCAGACCACCCATGTCGAGCTGTGCCTCAACACCCGTGTTGATGTCGCCCAACTGGTGGCCGGCGGTTACGAGGAGATCATTCTCGCCACCGGCATTGCGCCGCGCACGCCGGCGATACCGGGTGTCGAAAACCCCAAGGTGCTCAGCTACCTGGACGTGATCCTCGAGCGCAAGCCGGTGGGTCGTCGCGTGGCGGTGATCGGTGCCGGCGGTATAGGTTTTGACGTCTCGGAATTCCTGGTGCATCAAGGCGTGTCCACCAGCCTGGATCGCGACGCGTTCTGGAAGGAATGGGGCATCGACACCCGGCTGCAGGCGCGCGGCGGGGTGGCCGGGATCAAGGCGCAGCCCCATGCGCCGGCCCGCGAGGTGTTCCTGTTGCAACGCAAAACCTCCAAGGTCGGTGATGGCCTGGGCAAGACCACCGGCTGGATTCACCGTACCGGGTTGAAGAACAAGCATGTGCAGATGCTTAACAGCGTCGAGTATCTGAAGATCGACGATCAAGGCCTGCACCTGCGCATCGGTGCCGAAGGCGAACCCCAGGTGCTGGCGGTGGACAACATCATCATCTGTGCCGGTCAGGACCCGTTGCGCGAACTGCAGGATGGCCTGGTCGCCGCCGGCCAGAGCGTGCATCTGATTGGCGGTGCCGATGTGGCCGCCGAACTCGACGCTAAGCGCGCCATCAACCAAGGCTCGCGTCTGGCGGCCGAGCTGTAA
- a CDS encoding 1-aminocyclopropane-1-carboxylate deaminase/D-cysteine desulfhydrase, with product MGPFDWLPHAPLEPLHLGWLAAAGVEVAVLRLDRIDPLISGNKWFKLTEHLAQGRAAGATGIISLGGAHSNHLHALAAAGKRFDFPTVGLLRGHPQDTPTVLDLQAFGMQLHWLGYGGYRARHAPDFWQPWRERYPQLRPVPEGGGGLAGARGCMTLVQQARAQLSGLGWDDYHGWWLAAGTGTTLAGLVLAEAGAHRVYGALAVPQDHGVAQQVGALVQTGFELLDASRGGFAKVDPRLLDFIQATEAASGLPLEPLYTGKALLALQTEVEARRFARGTRLIFVHTGGLQGRRGFSLGFGGSNGTESALKP from the coding sequence ATGGGTCCTTTTGACTGGCTCCCCCACGCTCCCCTTGAACCCCTGCACCTGGGTTGGCTTGCCGCTGCCGGGGTCGAGGTGGCGGTGCTGCGCCTGGACCGCATTGATCCGCTGATCAGTGGCAACAAATGGTTCAAGCTCACCGAGCATCTGGCGCAAGGACGGGCAGCCGGGGCCACGGGCATCATCAGCCTGGGCGGTGCTCATTCCAATCATCTACATGCCTTGGCCGCGGCCGGGAAGCGCTTCGATTTTCCTACGGTCGGCCTGTTGCGCGGACATCCGCAAGACACGCCGACGGTGCTCGATCTGCAGGCGTTTGGTATGCAGTTGCACTGGCTCGGTTATGGCGGCTATCGGGCGCGGCATGCGCCGGACTTCTGGCAACCCTGGCGCGAACGCTACCCGCAGTTGCGCCCGGTGCCGGAAGGCGGGGGCGGATTGGCGGGCGCGCGGGGCTGCATGACATTGGTGCAGCAGGCGCGCGCGCAGTTGAGTGGGCTGGGTTGGGACGATTATCACGGCTGGTGGCTGGCTGCCGGCACCGGCACCACCCTGGCCGGGCTGGTTCTCGCCGAGGCGGGCGCTCATCGGGTGTATGGCGCCCTGGCGGTGCCGCAGGATCACGGTGTGGCGCAGCAGGTCGGCGCCCTGGTGCAGACAGGCTTTGAGCTGCTCGATGCCAGTCGTGGTGGGTTTGCCAAGGTCGATCCGCGCTTGCTGGATTTCATCCAGGCCACCGAGGCTGCTAGCGGCTTGCCGTTGGAACCGTTGTATACTGGCAAGGCGCTGCTCGCCCTGCAAACCGAGGTCGAGGCGCGACGTTTTGCGCGCGGTACACGCCTGATTTTTGTCCACACCGGTGGCTTGCAAGGCCGCCGGGGTTTTAGTCTGGGGTTTGGGGGGAGTAACGGAACAGAAAGCGCACTTAAGCCCTAG
- a CDS encoding DUF4225 domain-containing protein — protein sequence MKPTSANCIPGSCDYWMVSDAARKLGSQASTLGARHIKDGTLRLQFNREVAYYARSIVNDVEQGKKSPEQGLNDLKNEQNSLLSQSLEVAQKGVGAIAGALQFAAGAGICYGSVGTLCLFAGAPLMAHGANNAYENGRNLWEGRSDTQGPVRKGYQEAAKMMGGGAFEGDMAYGSVDLGLSAYGVGRLILKPDAWRLFRYVRADYVRGYENSSKAALTFEVVSDTATASSMYLETKNRDK from the coding sequence ATGAAACCAACAAGCGCAAATTGCATACCTGGTAGCTGTGACTACTGGATGGTCAGTGACGCTGCTAGAAAACTTGGAAGTCAAGCCAGCACGTTAGGGGCTAGACACATCAAAGACGGCACGCTGCGTTTGCAATTCAACCGCGAGGTTGCTTATTACGCGAGAAGCATTGTTAATGATGTCGAGCAGGGTAAAAAAAGCCCTGAGCAGGGTCTAAACGACCTCAAGAACGAACAGAACAGCCTGCTGAGCCAATCACTAGAGGTGGCTCAAAAAGGCGTGGGAGCAATCGCCGGAGCCCTTCAATTCGCAGCAGGTGCTGGGATATGCTACGGCTCAGTCGGTACGCTGTGCCTTTTCGCTGGTGCCCCTCTGATGGCACATGGTGCCAATAATGCGTATGAAAATGGGCGAAACTTATGGGAAGGTCGCTCAGATACACAGGGGCCTGTCAGGAAGGGTTATCAAGAGGCTGCAAAAATGATGGGCGGAGGAGCCTTTGAAGGGGATATGGCTTATGGATCCGTTGACTTGGGGCTTTCCGCATACGGCGTTGGCAGACTGATATTAAAACCAGATGCATGGCGTTTATTTAGATATGTGCGCGCTGATTATGTTCGCGGATATGAAAATTCAAGCAAGGCCGCATTAACATTTGAAGTTGTTTCCGACACTGCGACAGCAAGCTCCATGTATCTGGAGACCAAAAACCGTGACAAGTAA
- a CDS encoding Hcp family type VI secretion system effector, which produces MANHGYMTITGKVQGLISAGCSTQDSIGNKCQAAHADEIMVLSYSHNMANIGNINKPTHNPITITKNVDKSSPLLAQALSSREEINCTISFYRVSSFGMQEKFYSISINGGIIADLTLEMPHAILQHDAEPQEHFAIRYRDITWTHHSAGTSGYSTWGNNE; this is translated from the coding sequence ATGGCTAACCACGGTTACATGACGATCACCGGCAAGGTTCAAGGACTGATTTCAGCGGGTTGTTCAACCCAAGACTCTATTGGTAACAAGTGTCAGGCTGCTCATGCAGACGAAATTATGGTGCTGTCTTACAGCCACAATATGGCCAATATTGGAAATATTAATAAACCAACACACAACCCAATCACCATCACAAAAAACGTTGATAAGTCATCACCTCTACTAGCTCAAGCGCTCTCAAGCAGAGAAGAAATAAACTGTACCATCAGTTTTTACCGTGTGTCTTCCTTTGGCATGCAGGAGAAATTCTATTCCATCTCGATCAATGGTGGAATTATTGCTGACCTGACTCTTGAAATGCCTCACGCTATTTTGCAACACGACGCCGAACCGCAAGAACATTTCGCCATCCGTTACCGAGACATCACTTGGACCCACCACTCTGCTGGCACCAGCGGATATAGTACGTGGGGAAATAACGAATGA
- a CDS encoding cytochrome b, which translates to MPWTPTESRYSKVSITLHWLMLVLLVLVYTTIEFRGVFPKDSDGRALLKALHFMLGLSVFVLVWLRLFARTRGAAPQIVPAAPQWQTLLATLMHGALYVFMLAMPILGWLVVSAAGNSVWFYGLELTPLIDADQALAKQIKGWHALGGTLGYWLVGLHAVAGLYHHYVMRDNTLRRMLPKR; encoded by the coding sequence ATGCCGTGGACACCCACCGAGTCCCGTTACAGTAAGGTTTCCATCACCCTCCACTGGCTGATGCTGGTGCTGCTGGTGCTGGTCTACACCACCATCGAGTTTCGCGGGGTGTTCCCCAAGGACAGCGACGGCCGCGCGTTGCTCAAGGCCTTGCATTTCATGTTGGGCCTGAGTGTGTTCGTGCTGGTCTGGCTGCGCCTGTTTGCCCGCACCCGTGGCGCGGCACCGCAGATTGTACCGGCAGCGCCGCAATGGCAGACCTTGCTCGCCACGCTGATGCATGGGGCGCTGTATGTGTTCATGCTGGCAATGCCGATCCTCGGCTGGCTGGTCGTCAGCGCAGCCGGGAATTCGGTGTGGTTCTACGGCCTCGAACTGACGCCGCTGATCGACGCAGACCAAGCGCTGGCCAAGCAGATCAAAGGCTGGCATGCGCTAGGCGGCACGCTGGGTTATTGGCTGGTGGGCTTGCATGCGGTCGCGGGGCTGTATCACCACTACGTGATGCGCGATAACACACTCCGGCGAATGCTGCCCAAGCGCTAA
- a CDS encoding YebC/PmpR family DNA-binding transcriptional regulator: protein MGAQWKVKHKEAASNAKGKIFGKLVKEITIAARNGADTATNAHLRLVVEQAKKASMPKETLERAIKKGAGLLGETVQYHRVTYEGFAPHQVPLIVECVTDNINRTVAEIRVAFRKGQLGASGSVAWDFNHVGLIEASPDASDADPEMAAIEAGAQDFEAGEEGATLFITETTDLDAVQKALPEQGFTVLSAKLGYIAKNPVSGLSEEQMAEVEAFLEGLDNHDDVQDMFVGLAG, encoded by the coding sequence ATGGGCGCACAGTGGAAAGTCAAACATAAAGAAGCGGCATCGAATGCCAAGGGTAAGATCTTCGGCAAGCTGGTAAAAGAAATCACCATCGCTGCCCGTAATGGCGCGGACACCGCGACCAACGCCCACCTGCGTCTGGTGGTGGAGCAGGCCAAGAAAGCCTCGATGCCCAAGGAAACCCTCGAACGCGCCATCAAGAAAGGCGCGGGTCTGTTGGGCGAGACCGTGCAATACCATCGTGTGACCTACGAAGGTTTTGCCCCGCACCAGGTGCCGTTGATCGTTGAGTGCGTGACCGACAACATCAACCGTACCGTGGCGGAAATCCGCGTGGCGTTTCGCAAGGGCCAATTGGGTGCCTCGGGTTCTGTGGCCTGGGACTTCAACCACGTGGGCCTGATCGAAGCGTCGCCTGACGCGTCGGACGCCGACCCGGAAATGGCCGCCATTGAAGCCGGCGCCCAGGATTTTGAAGCGGGCGAAGAGGGTGCGACCCTGTTCATCACCGAAACCACTGACCTGGACGCCGTGCAGAAAGCCTTGCCGGAACAGGGTTTCACCGTGTTGTCAGCCAAGTTGGGCTATATCGCGAAGAACCCGGTCAGCGGTTTGAGCGAAGAGCAGATGGCTGAAGTCGAAGCCTTCCTCGAAGGCCTGGACAACCATGACGACGTGCAGGATATGTTTGTCGGTCTGGCTGGCTGA